In the genome of Candidatus Gastranaerophilales bacterium, the window AAGAGGCTAATGCATAGCCTATTTTTGTATTTTCGTTGCTCATTCTACTATTTTCCTTAATTCTAACTTGTTACTTGTTAATATATTTCTCAGCTTCATTATTGATTGCGCATGAACCTGGCAGGCACGAGATTCTGAAATTTTAAGCGCTTCTCCTATTTCTTTAAAAGTCATATTTTGGTTATAATACAATGTCAGCACAACTCTTTCTCTTTCCGGAAGTTTTGATAACCCTCTTATAAGGTCTTTTTTTGCGTCTTTTTCTTCCAGTTTATCTAACGGGTTTATGCTCTTGGTATCTTCTATATTATCTATAATTTCGGAACTTTGGTCGGAGGCATCTCTTGTTGCATTTAACGAAATTACTATATCAGAACCGGCTTCTTTTATAATTTCGCGTATTTTTTGGATGGGCATTTCCATTCTTTGAGCAAGCTCTTCTTCGGTGGGCGGGCGTTTAAGCTCTTTTTGCATTATTTGGATAACGGCATTTATTTCTTTTTGTTTTCTCCTGACTGCTCTGGGCACCCAATCCTGCTCACGTATTTTGTCTATAATTTCCCCGCGGATTCTTGTCAGGGCATAGGTTTCAAACCTTGTGTTTTTATCTAAAGAATATCTTTCTATAGCATTAATCAAACCTTCTATCCCAAAGCTTGCTATATCTTCAGAAGCAATGCTTGACGGAAGACTTACTCTCATACGGCCTACAACGTATTTTATTAAATAAATATACTGGACAACCAGGGTGTCTTTGGCTTTTTTGTTGCTCTTATCCTTTATGTATTCAATCCACAAAGCCTCTAACTCAGCTTCTGTGAGTTTTTTTATTTTCTTTTCCGATAAGTGGATTTGATTTACCGAATCCATTTAGTATGCCTGCTTTTCCCAAGTTATCCGAAAAAATAGAACACGAAGTCCTATCCCTTAATATTGTCCGATTTTAAAGGCTTTTAGTCATCATTCAT includes:
- a CDS encoding FliA/WhiG family RNA polymerase sigma factor encodes the protein MDSVNQIHLSEKKIKKLTEAELEALWIEYIKDKSNKKAKDTLVVQYIYLIKYVVGRMRVSLPSSIASEDIASFGIEGLINAIERYSLDKNTRFETYALTRIRGEIIDKIREQDWVPRAVRRKQKEINAVIQIMQKELKRPPTEEELAQRMEMPIQKIREIIKEAGSDIVISLNATRDASDQSSEIIDNIEDTKSINPLDKLEEKDAKKDLIRGLSKLPERERVVLTLYYNQNMTFKEIGEALKISESRACQVHAQSIMKLRNILTSNKLELRKIVE